The following nucleotide sequence is from Cryptococcus neoformans var. grubii H99 chromosome 5, complete sequence.
ACTAAACGAGGATCCAGTCCCCTTCATGTCAGAGAACCAGCCAGCGTATCAGAAAACGAAACTCCCTCTCGAGccacatcttcctcttctcacAAACTcgccccttccccttcacctGCCACCGCAGCAGTAACATCTTTTTCTGACGATATGGCAGGTATGCTTGCCAATATAGGACAATCGCAACCTGCAATGGAGCTTGGCTTACCGTCGGAGAGTTTAAGGCTCAGGGATGGTAAAAACGGGTTTCCCGCCGCTTTGGGAAGACCCCTATCAGATCAAGAGACAGTATCGGCCACATCtacatcatcaacattcttatcagcttcttcgtctccaCAACGGCCGACGTCATTGCCTGCGGCTTCAGCGTCGGACCAAGCATCGTCTATGGCGCTTAAAAATTCATCTGCCGGTCAGCTCTCGTCCTTCCTTGACTCTCCTATTTTCCAATCTAGTGCATTCTTGAATCATGAGCTCTACTCTCTACACTCTCAACAGTCTCAAAACCGACACCGCACTGAGCCCTTCATCGACCTCCATGCCCCGTCTCCatccctctcttctgcGCTTGCGCCTTCTGTAGACGTCCCTCAAATTGCACCGCTATTTGGAAAAGCCATTGACGACCAAGGGGGAGAGAAGGACTGGCAATCGTCTTCGGAAGGGCCATCACCGCTTCTACCGTCTTCTGCCAAGTTTGGTTCCTCTGGCGGCGCCGAAAGTACTGATCGACCATCACCCATTGCACCCTCGGCTTGGGCtcgccaagctcaaggatcGCCCTCGTCTCCGGCACGACCGCAGTCTAATTTGTCGGATAAGATCGATAGGACGTCTATGCCTACTTCGTCTAGTGCCATATCTGGTTTCAGCTCCCTATCGACTCAAGGAACGATAAAGGACACCCGagatgaagtggaggtgaTCTCTTCCCCGCCAGAGACCTCTAATAAAGCGCAGGAGCAGACTGTGGAAGCATCGACTGATAGGCCTGAAAGCCAGAAGAATAGCGAACCAGGCCGTGAGCAAGATGAattgggagaagggagcagtgaggagaaggggaagaagctaGCACGCGAATTTTTTGAAGGGAATGGGACGACCGTGGCTGGCGATAAAATGGCAGAGTTTTTGGGTGGACCGTGAGGAATTTATTGCGACCTATCCAAGTGGAGCAGTCGGGACTGATGTTTTGACTTTGCAGGCATGCCATCAACGACATCACCTTGAGACACTTTATGCAGTACTTCTACATGGAGGGACAAAACCTCGTCGATGCCTTCCGGTAAGTTTTGAAGTCCCTTTGAAAACAAAGCATTTTGCGCGGCAACTCATTTTTTATCTTTCATCTAGGCAGCTCTGCCAGAAACTCTACCTCAAGGCCGAATCCCAAGAACTCGACCGTATCATGGGCGCGTTTTCAGCTCGCTTCTTCGAGTGCAATCCCAACACCGTTTTTGGATCTCGGGGTATCGTGCATACCGTCACTGCGGCGATGCTCATGCTCAACACGGATCTCCATATCGCAGAGTTGAGCAGACACATGTCGAAAGCTGAATTTATCAGGAACACCAAACAGGCTATTCAAGAGAGTACAACTGTCGATCCAAGTGCAATCTTGAACGCTGCTGGGGATGAAAGGTCTTCAACCCCCGATTTAGtgagggatgatgatggaagcaGCATGAAGCCTAGCCTCGGCTCAAACTCATCCATGTCCACCACGCTAATCAACGCGAGAGCCAAGACGCCGATCCAACCGGTACAAGCAGCTCGGAGCACTTCAGCGCCTGTCATTTCCGCCCAAATTCATCAGCATGCACCGCCTTATGCCTCTGCGAACAGCTCGCTATCCGTAGCGGGCATACCTGCAGATGGGAAAAGCAGAAATAGCTCGTTCAGCGGCCGCTCATGGAGCTATTCCAAGAGCTGGGAGGCAGAAACTGAAGCTGCACTGAAGGAAATCTATTCCTCCGTTCGTGCCGACAAGATCCTTCTTCCTATATCCGGCATTCCCGGGAACGACCGAAATGTGTCTGGCTCGAGCAATCGCCAATCATTGGTTTCACTTGCTAGCAACAGCCCGTACGACTCTCGGTTCGCCAGGGGACGGACCCCGACAGACCGTATGAATGCACTTAGACGGGGGAGTATACGTAGTGTCCAAGGTCTGCTGAATAATGGCAATAACAGTCCTTACGGCTCACAGTGGTACGGATCTGATGGGAGACTCAGTCCCGCTCTAAGCAACGCAACATCTATCAACGAAACAGGCGGTAGTGGTTCCGGTTTCTCGTCTTTCGCCCCTTCCCTGGGTTTTGCTTCCAACCTGTCACACACTGTTATTCGAGAAAACGAAGACGAAGTTGGTTCGCTACACTCAAAAGCTAGCGTGGACACAGTGGAAGATatggacgatgatgagctcGCATTGCTGGGTGCGCCGTGGGCCAAGGAGGGGATTTTACAACGTAGGGcacaaggagaaggcgtgGCGAAAAGAGTGAAGAAGGCTGATTGGAAGCAATTCTTTGTGGTGGTCAGCAAAGGGGATCTGTACATGTTCACTTTTGGGGACGGcaagggaggagggggattTATGGGCGGGTCCGTTGGTGGTGGCAATTGGCTGGTAAGTCTTGAACTCTCTGGCGCAAGCTAGAATGGGCTGTACTGATAATGAGTGATGGGAATCGGCAGGAAAATGCCAATGCAAATGGTGCCATCAACCTCATGCACACCACCGCTGCTGCACTTCCCAAGCAGggccattcttcttcaagaccGTATTGTTTCAATGTCAACCAGTCATCCGGTGAAGTGTCCACCTTTGCAGCGGGTACAGAAGATCTCGTTGCCGAGTGGGTTGCAACATGCAACTATTGGGCAGCAAGGAAGAGTCGACAGCCATTACAAGGAGGCGTGTCAAATATGGAGTACGGATGGAACAGGGTTGCAGTTGATCAAGTGGAAGACGAAAGCGATCGCATGAGTGTCTTTAGTCAGAAGAGTAACGGGAGCCGAAGGGGAGGCTCGTATGGCCGGCGGGCTCTCGGGAGTGGTAGCGGGGGCAGCACAGGGCAATTTGACAAAATTCATATCAACGATTGGAAGCCGCCACCTCCTACGATGATCCCGAGTActctggaagaggagggtCAATTGGAAGCATTGGTAGAATATGTGAAGTCACAAGAAAAGGAGTTAGAGAAACACAAAGTCATTGAGGAGCCGATGATGAGACTGGTGAGTTTTGGTTGTTGCGTGGATGCTAAAAGGCCGCGGCTGATCCTCACGATGCCAGTATTCTCATGGATCAAAGAATTCCCACAAAGCAAAGGAAAATTGGAAAGCCAAATCACACTATATCCATAGTGAAATATTCAAATACGAA
It contains:
- a CDS encoding PH and SEC7 domain-containing protein → MEAAPPRPSTSSSRSLRRTHADFEAALRNPQETLYLSAGPPPIGEDFESEAASTATGHHHSSGTSTAAMDDPDTPLPVDKRSFEDDLRALDRARETEEGRIGLGVGHVREGSVVKKPPIPVPGVIPPTPKGHARKASCVTTTSTTSTGTGDTPTRARRQVKSIGLDAELGIEPKSKKASPKRRALFSKASTASQPDLASMVRRSTHRSSKQKDTSSTPAPSLSTSTSARTLYRKEQPSPSAPRNRSTTESSDKYGSMMGGNQMATIAEGAGTLSRRKSNASDDGFKTMKYKARGMFGKMFGSTKEDQQLSSKRSDSASSRVDINAETVYPPVPPVPATYANQKQRLFTPSSTSTDVFSPSESPQLSAYSASASPAMAAHNRKSRTPTPSTMSGRRGSQASAMITDKPLPAVRHNVDDHDSTLVATITKRGSSPLHVREPASVSENETPSRATSSSSHKLAPSPSPATAAVTSFSDDMAGMLANIGQSQPAMELGLPSESLRLRDGKNGFPAALGRPLSDQETVSATSTSSTFLSASSSPQRPTSLPAASASDQASSMALKNSSAGQLSSFLDSPIFQSSAFLNHELYSLHSQQSQNRHRTEPFIDLHAPSPSLSSALAPSVDVPQIAPLFGKAIDDQGGEKDWQSSSEGPSPLLPSSAKFGSSGGAESTDRPSPIAPSAWARQAQGSPSSPARPQSNLSDKIDRTSMPTSSSAISGFSSLSTQGTIKDTRDEVEVISSPPETSNKAQEQTVEASTDRPESQKNSEPGREQDELGEGSSEEKGKKLAREFFEGNGTTVAGDKMAEFLGGPHAINDITLRHFMQYFYMEGQNLVDAFRQLCQKLYLKAESQELDRIMGAFSARFFECNPNTVFGSRGIVHTVTAAMLMLNTDLHIAELSRHMSKAEFIRNTKQAIQESTTVDPSAILNAAGDERSSTPDLVRDDDGSSMKPSLGSNSSMSTTLINARAKTPIQPVQAARSTSAPVISAQIHQHAPPYASANSSLSVAGIPADGKSRNSSFSGRSWSYSKSWEAETEAALKEIYSSVRADKILLPISGIPGNDRNVSGSSNRQSLVSLASNSPYDSRFARGRTPTDRMNALRRGSIRSVQGLLNNGNNSPYGSQWYGSDGRLSPALSNATSINETGGSGSGFSSFAPSLGFASNLSHTVIRENEDEVGSLHSKASVDTVEDMDDDELALLGAPWAKEGILQRRAQGEGVAKRVKKADWKQFFVVVSKGDLYMFTFGDGKGGGGFMGGSVGGGNWLENANANGAINLMHTTAAALPKQGHSSSRPYCFNVNQSSGEVSTFAAGTEDLVAEWVATCNYWAARKSRQPLQGGVSNMEYGWNRVAVDQVEDESDRMSVFSQKSNGSRRGGSYGRRALGSGSGGSTGQFDKIHINDWKPPPPTMIPSTLEEEGQLEALVEYVKSQEKELEKHKVIEEPMMRLYSHGSKNSHKAKENWKAKSHYIHSEIFKYETYIDALRNAISLRVKKQGEKKLGKSLTVSNNNLQSSSGGKPGVSDKTEKAVDASGAAQDVHTRGLTIDPAVTVEQFDDNEEEQPITPNATIKR